In Shouchella patagoniensis, the following are encoded in one genomic region:
- a CDS encoding TetR/AcrR family transcriptional regulator: MRNKEETYNQIVKTAYERFAKKGFHQTSLSHIASEVGISKPAIYYYFKSKDELIKSLFEKVTQEIHAITFIDTKTITKKNVKQSLYSIGENAIAQQVNDPHFNHLFNQYLLLASQDTYYSERLVTIQQDYLNLFNTLFTHAVEIGAIQEENILIKSQLLALVFDNITNFILTDMNLDYKKIWQEAVDSVLSGIEMHEQ, from the coding sequence ATGCGTAATAAAGAAGAAACGTATAACCAAATTGTTAAAACGGCTTATGAAAGGTTCGCTAAAAAGGGATTTCATCAAACCAGTTTGTCCCATATTGCTTCAGAGGTTGGCATATCGAAGCCGGCTATTTATTATTATTTTAAGTCGAAAGATGAATTGATTAAGTCTCTTTTTGAAAAAGTGACTCAAGAAATTCATGCGATTACGTTCATCGATACAAAGACAATTACGAAAAAAAATGTAAAACAAAGCTTATACTCTATAGGTGAAAACGCCATAGCCCAGCAAGTGAATGATCCTCATTTTAATCATTTGTTTAATCAGTATCTATTACTTGCCTCGCAAGACACGTATTATTCGGAGCGCCTTGTGACGATCCAACAAGATTACTTAAACCTGTTTAATACCTTATTCACCCATGCTGTAGAGATTGGGGCGATACAGGAGGAAAATATCTTAATAAAGTCCCAATTGCTCGCTTTAGTGTTTGATAACATTACGAATTTCATTTTAACGGACATGAACTTAGACTATAAGAAAATATGGCAAGAAGCAGTAGATAGCGTTCTCTCTGGGATTGAAATGCATGAACAATAA
- a CDS encoding IS3 family transposase (programmed frameshift), whose amino-acid sequence MTQSKRERRTFTPEFKKQMVQLHQSGKSRAAIAREYDLTPSSLDKWIKQATTSGSFKEKDNRSEQEEELQRLRKELAHAKMENDIFKASRADHGTKVNVIRNNAHKYSVSAMCAVLNLSRSTYYYAIKHTQRKPKEDALTSLVRRLFLENRGTYGTRKLKALLLREGYHVSRRRIGRIMASQGLVSVYTVAKYKPKRTPSNEAVIANKLNRSFAQEEERHSIVSDLTYTRVNRRWHYVCLLLDLYNREVIGWSHGPNKTSELVKKAFASVTGDLRKITLFHTDRGSEFTSRAIDESLLAFGIERSLSLKGCPYDNAVAESMFHIVKVEFLKRYTFDTTTDLERELADYLHWYNHFRIHGTLQYQSPIEFKQTAHKKSV is encoded by the exons ATGACCCAATCAAAACGAGAACGTCGAACGTTTACACCCGAATTTAAAAAGCAAATGGTTCAGTTACATCAGAGTGGGAAATCGCGAGCTGCGATTGCTCGAGAGTATGATCTAACCCCGTCCTCTTTAGACAAATGGATCAAACAGGCAACGACATCTGGATCATTTAAGGAAAAAGATAACCGTTCTGAACAAGAGGAAGAACTCCAGCGATTACGTAAAGAATTGGCTCACGCCAAAATGGAAAATGATATTT TTAAAGCAAGCCGCGCTGATCATGGGACGAAAGTAAATGTGATTCGGAATAACGCTCACAAATACTCGGTATCAGCAATGTGTGCCGTCCTAAACCTCTCTCGAAGTACGTACTATTATGCGATTAAACATACTCAACGTAAACCCAAAGAGGATGCGCTGACATCACTCGTTCGTCGGCTTTTTTTAGAAAATCGAGGGACTTATGGAACGCGTAAATTGAAAGCATTGCTTCTTCGAGAAGGGTACCATGTCTCGAGACGACGGATTGGCCGAATCATGGCTAGCCAAGGGTTGGTTTCCGTTTATACCGTTGCGAAATACAAACCCAAAAGAACACCGAGTAACGAGGCGGTCATTGCCAACAAGTTAAATCGCTCGTTTGCACAAGAAGAAGAACGACATAGTATCGTAAGTGATCTCACATATACACGCGTAAACAGGCGGTGGCACTATGTGTGTTTACTGCTTGATCTGTATAATCGAGAAGTGATCGGATGGAGTCACGGACCAAATAAAACGAGTGAACTTGTTAAAAAAGCCTTCGCTTCTGTCACTGGAGATTTACGAAAAATCACGCTTTTCCACACCGATCGAGGGAGTGAATTTACAAGCCGAGCCATTGACGAATCGCTTCTGGCGTTTGGGATTGAACGTTCGTTAAGTCTAAAAGGATGTCCCTACGATAATGCGGTAGCTGAATCGATGTTTCATATCGTGAAAGTCGAGTTCCTAAAGCGCTATACGTTCGACACAACCACGGACTTAGAACGTGAACTAGCTGACTATCTTCATTGGTATAACCATTTTCGCATACACGGAACCTTACAGTATCAAAGCCCGATTGAATTCAAACAAACCGCCCACAAAAAAAGTGTCTAG
- a CDS encoding DUF418 domain-containing protein yields the protein MNNNISTNRIEGLDLARALAMFGMILVNFMIVTGAKGNGHPLLVWFTNLFEGRAAATFVILAGIGITLMTQKARFTRDKAVVKSVQVSLWKRSLLLFILGFLLYVGGWTGDILHYYGVYMAFATLFILSSKKIITMFIMIVAVIAQVYQVAFTYTNGWSSANPFLEYLDFWTLTGFLRNLFLNGHHPVLPWICFLLIGMLIGRLNLVDRGVRKTIMFASLITLTLIEILSRVLIDSLTTSILTIDRAIFLFETNAYPPNVFYLLSNTSSALLIILLSIYVAEKCASNKLIRSLIYTGQFALTHYISHVVIGIGLLVLFNRVILFNGFEAQPLSFTFRYACIYFVGSILFSVLWRNRFKRGPIELVMRKCSS from the coding sequence ATGAACAATAATATAAGCACAAACCGAATAGAGGGATTGGATCTTGCCCGAGCGTTAGCGATGTTTGGGATGATCCTCGTTAATTTTATGATCGTGACAGGAGCAAAAGGGAACGGTCATCCTCTATTGGTTTGGTTCACAAACCTATTCGAAGGAAGAGCCGCAGCAACCTTCGTTATCTTAGCCGGAATTGGCATCACCTTGATGACCCAAAAAGCCCGGTTTACTCGCGACAAAGCAGTTGTCAAAAGCGTTCAAGTTTCTTTATGGAAAAGGTCTCTCCTCTTATTTATACTGGGGTTTCTTTTATACGTTGGAGGGTGGACTGGAGACATTTTACACTACTACGGAGTGTATATGGCTTTCGCGACACTATTCATCTTGTCATCTAAAAAGATAATAACGATGTTCATCATGATCGTTGCGGTTATTGCTCAAGTTTATCAAGTGGCATTTACGTATACGAATGGTTGGAGTTCGGCTAATCCATTTCTAGAATACCTTGATTTTTGGACGTTGACTGGTTTTTTAAGAAATTTATTTTTGAATGGGCACCATCCTGTATTACCGTGGATTTGCTTTTTATTGATTGGGATGTTGATAGGTAGGTTAAATCTGGTTGATCGTGGAGTAAGAAAAACAATTATGTTCGCAAGCTTGATCACACTTACCTTGATTGAAATTCTCTCCAGAGTCTTAATAGACTCGCTTACAACCTCGATCTTGACGATAGATCGGGCAATATTCTTATTTGAAACAAATGCGTATCCACCAAATGTATTCTACTTACTCTCGAACACCTCATCAGCGCTTCTTATTATCTTGTTGTCAATTTACGTAGCAGAAAAATGCGCATCAAATAAATTGATTCGCTCACTCATTTATACAGGTCAATTCGCCTTAACTCATTATATCAGTCATGTGGTCATTGGCATTGGTCTCCTGGTACTCTTTAATCGAGTCATCCTCTTTAACGGCTTTGAAGCCCAACCACTGTCATTCACATTTAGGTATGCGTGTATTTACTTCGTAGGTAGTATCCTATTCTCAGTCCTATGGAGAAACAGATTTAAAAGAGGACCGATCGAACTCGTAATGAGGAAGTGTTCATCGTAG